Proteins found in one Elgaria multicarinata webbii isolate HBS135686 ecotype San Diego chromosome 12, rElgMul1.1.pri, whole genome shotgun sequence genomic segment:
- the SFTPB gene encoding pulmonary surfactant-associated protein B: protein MWQLLLLSLLCGGPALARKISVQSECIKGATYWCNNLMTAIQCGALEHCVEAGWNRATKEDTCADCKQLATILIRMAKESSFKTSIQQYLEQECRALPLQTLVPRCQDLVDTYYADFITSLEGQLTPGKICGKLGLCPSDPLGSEDILAAPAPVMEQLLQGQAPTLPSSHAQASPREQLPIPLPTCWLCRTFVGKMESAIPKAAIGKAISKLCLVTPGAIAGMCQCLMEKYTVIIVDMIMGKLGPQLICGMMLMCATEENCGPEIPPAPFPAPTPGCQACLAITSRAKAALKTNSSRAEVEAALLTTCSSSFLDWQECKSFINQHQPKLFTTLTKPWSVQTTCQELGACMAAEKPFPAAAAACAQGPTYWCSSPSAAEQCKAVHHCQAHGWL from the exons cCCTGGCCAGGAAGATCTCTGTCCAGAGCGAATGCATCAAGGGTGCTACGTACTGGTGCAATAACCTCATGACAGCCATCCAATGTGGTGCATTGGAACACTGCGTGGAGGCTGGTTGGAACCGCGCCACCAAG GAGGACACCTGTGCAGACTGCAAACAACTTGCCACCATCCTCATTCGCATGGCCAAGGAGTCAAGCTTTAAG ACCTCCATCCAGCAGTACTTGGAGCAGGAGTGCAGGGCTTTGCCCTTGCAGACGCTGGTGCCACGGTGCCAGGATCTGGTGGACACCTACTATGCTGACTTCATCACCAGCCTGGAAGGACAGCTG ACCCCCGGCAAGATCTGTGGCAAGCTAGGCCTCTGCCCGTCTGACCCACTGGGGAGCGAGGACATCTTGGCCGCGCCGGCACCGGTGATGGAGCAGCTGCTCCAGGGCCAGGCTCCCACCCTGCCCAGCAGCCATGCCCAG GCCAGTCCCAGGGAGCAGCTGCCCATCCCACTGCCCACGTGCTGGCTGTGCAGAACCTTTGTAGGCAAGATGGAATCTGCCATCCCCAAG GCCGCTATTGGCAAAGCCATATCCAAACTGTGCCTCGTGACGCCTGGAGCCATCGCAGGAATGTGCCAGTGCCTGATGGAGAAATACACAGTGATCATTGTGGACATGATTATGGGCAAGCTGGGGCCACAGCTGATATGCGGGATGATGCTCATGTGTGCTACTGAGGAGAACTGTGGCCCAG AGATTCCTCCGGCCCCATTCCCAGCCCCAACCCCCGGCTGCCAGGCCTGCCTCGCCATCACCAGCCGAGCGAAGGCGGCTCTCAAGACAAACAGCAGCCGGGCTGAAGTGGAGGCCGCCTTGCTCACCACCTGCAGCAGCAGCTTTCTGGACTGGCAGGAG TGCAAAAGCTTCATCAACCAGCACCAGCCAAAGTTGTTCACGACCCTCACAAAGCCTTGGAGTGTCCAGACTACGTGCCAG GAACTGGGCGCCTGCATGGCAGCAGAGAAGCcttttccagcagcagcagccgcctgcGCCCAGGGCCCCACTTACTGGTGCTCCAGCCCAAGTGCAGCTGAGCAGTGCAAG GCTGTACACCACTGCCAGGCCCACGGATGGCTGTAG